The Alosa alosa isolate M-15738 ecotype Scorff River chromosome 8, AALO_Geno_1.1, whole genome shotgun sequence genome contains the following window.
TTGTTGTTCTCCTTCGCTAATGTATCCAAGCCACCGGACAGTGAGCCATGTTCAGAGTGCCGGTCACCACTCCGAAAGAGCGGCCATGTTGGTATTGGAAGAAAATTGCTGGCTGGTTGAATACCGGCATGAGGGAGAGGCTCTGTGCTAGTTATGTCATTTGTAGACTCAAAAACAGTACCGGGGCTTTCGGAATGGGCAGAATACTTTTGACCACAGCCAACTCCATTCCCTTCTGCTGACAAAAAAGTAAGGACCAGTAATCAGTAGCAGTGTCAGTCAGGTAAAGCCAAGCAGTTAAGGGAAGGTTTAACATgtaaaatataaacacacatcttaaaggagaattccggtgtgatattgacctaaagtgtattgaaacatgatactgagtgtgaacgtatgtctcatagcccatctcggcttgtcccctgcactccaaaatctggtgctagttagccgatgctaccaacagctttttcaatagtggtgcttcggtatcgggctagccatgcaaataaatcagattccaaaaataatttagtggaaatacatggattccagttgctgctactggaagaaactggaacccatgcatttccactgaattatttttggaatctgatcccttatcatacctgttcattcttactcgttgctcgacttatcgtgactaaattcaagatggctgcaaacgctaaacgtcgtgaagatactgtctgtataaatcgtcttgtaagtaaactaccagtgctttttcaaagttctcaatgtctcgttttaaaatgtcagggccctcagaagtctaccaatgaagtgtggagatacattgagcctcgtaaatgggtgtaaaacagtgatttatttgcatggctagcccgatgcgaaagcaccactattgaaaaagctgttggtagcatcagctaactaagcccagatttttggagtgcaggggacaagccgagatgggctatgagacatacgttcacactttcggtatcatgtttcaatacactttaggtcaatatcacaccggaattctcctttaaacgtAGTCCTGGACAAAAAGAGAACTCCAAAGGAGATCTCCATTGAGAAAAAGCTTTTAGTCCAGGATTAAGCTGAATTCATGTAGAGGAAATCGTCCCTTAGTGAATTAATTGTAGTTATTTCTTACCATTTGCTGAAGGATTCTTTTTCATATTAATTGAACCAAAGCCAGGCTCATTGGACAGAAACATTCCCCCTGCAAAACGACTCCTCACAGAAGTCAGTGGATAGAAGCACTGCACAGTGAGTCTGAGGAAAATGACATGTTGTCTGTTAGATAAATTATATCAGTTTTCCTGAAACTATTGAATAAAAATGGCATGGTGATCACCTGAATTTAGAGTCCCTTGTGATGATTGGGTTGTCCTTTGGAATGTACTGCTTGGCAGATATGATCTCATTTTCGTAGACCAAGTAAGAATCTCCAACCTTAAGAGGACATTAGCCAAACAGAAcatttgtcaagtcaagtcaattttatttttatagcgcatttaacatgcagagtgcaacacaaagcgctccacaaacaaaacacataacaaaaagacaaaagatgccggacggagcggcgtagtcgccagcgtttccacgacatcaagacaaacaaacaaatttacaaaataacaattgacgcacaagacaaaagatgcctgaTGGAGCGGCGTAATCGCCAGCGTACCTGAGACACCTAACGGTAAACATACAAGGCAGACAACAAGCAAAAATGAacaagtaataaaataaataaataagaaattaaaataaagaaaagtcTGTGTTAATTTAGTCCAATGGCAATGACAtggcgcacagctgtgtcttcagACCAAccctggatggatggatggatggaaggatgtcagtccagggcaaaagctagcaGTTAGTTCTAGCCATAGCCAGCTCCCAATGGACCAACGACATCAGCCGACTTGGAAGCAGTAAAAGGGACTAAGCATAACACGACAACTATTGAAAATAACAAATGAAGAGATAATACATTTAACTATACAAAAAatgaacatgacattacataaaattacgaacattacataaaaaacaaacaaaaacatgatgccagatggagcggcgtgtctcgccagcgtccccgtaacctagcaaatTTGTGAGCGGTAACCACCCATAAGTGGTGGATTAAAGAGAAATTGCTTCATGAAATAGTACCATGGATTTAGTTCCGCATGTGTTTAAGGCGAATGAGAACATGATCCTGGCATCATGAGCCTCTTGTGGTTGGCAGGTTTTGTCCCTCAAAGTTATCTGTCTTGTCAGGACTTTGGGCCAGGTGGTGGTTGTCTTGGTTACAATAGTCATGATTCCATCTGTTGAACACACTGAAGGGACATCAAAAGTGTAATCAACAActtatttaattgaatttagaTGATGGGTAGTCATACAATGAGCAAAGTGTCTTGAGCATGGACTCCACTTATGTGTGGCGTGTGGAAGCAATGAGCTAACCCACAGATGTTTGCTTAAGATCTTGCTCAAGGTATTACATTAACAAATAGATTTTGcttagttattaaattagctttaatTAGACTTTGCCCACAATTTAAATTAAAGCTAAAGAAATACGATGCATACAGTATTACAGACACATTCATGTTAATGTCTCCATACTTACCAAGCAGCTCAACTGTTTGGAAACTACAGTATTTTGTTGCAACACTCTGAATATTCAAAGTTTTTGAATCTCTTGCTGTTATTTTGAAGACGCCAACAAAGTGCTTCAGGGTAATGTTCTGTATGAGAGAGACATGTGAACAACACACAAGCCCTTTTGGACAGGTATATGGCCAGTTTCACATGGTTTACAATGCACAGGCTGAATATTACCGGTTACCTCATAAGTGTAGCCATAGGTAAAAATGGGCACTTCTAGGATCAAGCCCTGTGCATCATTTGTCAGGATGTAGCCCCGTCGCTTTGCCAGTTCTGGTGTCAGTAGTTCGTGTCCCACGCCAACCTCCCATAGGTGGTCCAGAGTGGGCTTGCCAATGTAGAAAATGATGCCGCTCTCTCTGCAGGTGGCAGTGATGTCAGGAGGAACTGAATGGTGTGACAAAGCAAGATGGTGAACCAATCAGATTGGCTTGATTCTGACTCATTCCCACTGTGGATTCTTGATTTTTCAAGAAGAACAATTCTTAAGAATTCTTACAGGCATTGTGGAATTGTGCCACAACTGAGGCCAGGTGATAGAACGGCTCTTCTTGTGGGAGAACATGCAGAGTGTAGTTGATGTTCAGAGAATACAGCAGTAGTCCTTCACCTAAATACTGTTAGAGAGGTCAGTCCTGGCATATCAGCCAAAAGACGTTGTTACATTTTTACATGACCTATGTAATGGCTCATGTCTTAGATATTTACATACTTACAGCCCGATGCACTAAGGGGTCATCAAAGGGAACCTCGAGAACATAGCCATGGGTGCGATTCATATTGGAGAGGGTCATCACAGAGTAGCCTTGCTGAAAAGCCTCAGGAATGGTCAGGAAGACGCCATTGATCTTCATGGACACCAGCTCAATGTCCGAGGGGAAGTGCCCCAGCATCACAGTAAATCTGTGCTCATCAAGGACCGTCTCTGTtggaagacagacagaagataAGGCTCAACACAGCTATCCATGCAAGTGGTGTAGCACTGGTAGTATGGTTGGTTGCATTTAATAGTCTGGCCCCAGTCTATCTACAGATGCTcaaattattattacagtgttgGCACACTGTTGATTACAATTTAtggttaaaggttgtatcagcgatagcggggatacgtcacttctgttgttcaaacaaaacagagctactccctccccctccctcccgtgcaattaaaacctctcctaaacgtgcatctcgtcagTTATTAGTTGAAACACTTtaatttgcctttgagtgggttgccaacccttgttggtagcaattgttttttgtgtacagatctcggagcctaggctacCTACAGAGACGTggttttttgacggcctgcttatggggcagacagctagcggatcgttaggaaagattagatgaatgatGTGAAGGTACATACTGAAATTGAATCTTAACAGATTGTCTCTGTGggcaaataaagtgttaccgtatgGTTTTGAGAGCTCATGCTGCCTTGGGTGTCAGGAGGCTTACCGTCTACGGTAAATGGGTTTTGGCAGACCATGGGAGTCTCCAGGAGCCTCATCATCCTGTGTCTGGTTTCGTCGTCAGTACCGTCAGCATACACCCGTGAGAACACATGCTCATAAAACATGAAAATCGTGTAGATTTCGTGGTAGGTATTGTCCAGCACAAAGCtctgcaaaatgcaaacagaaATGCCATTGCTCTCTTCAGTGACAAGCACATCCCTTTCTGCGCCACATGCTTCAGTTTGCCCCATTTCATGCCGAAGTGTGCCATGGCAGAGCATCCTCACCTTTCTGTACCCGCCTTGAGCTCCAAAGGGAACGCTGATGTTTATAATCGGCCCCGTTTCCTCCAAGTCGAAGCCTCGGGATCTCCAGGCGGTCTCCTCCAGGAGCTGGCCGTCGATGCCCATTCGTATCTGGCTGCTTGTAAATGAGGAAGGGTCCTGCACCAGTGGAGTCATGACACGTGGAATAGACCAGTGCAGCTGCTCCCCGTCAAAAGTGACAGGGTCTGAAATGAGTGGAGGAATGGCCAAGATTGAATTCTGACGGCAGCTACCAAAGACATTTTTGATCACATTAATTAGAGTGACTGCAAGACAGATGAAATCAAAAAGTCAAGGATATTTTTAGATGATCTTAACCTCCTGCACCTTCAATTACAGTTTTAAACACAGTGTGATCACAGACACCTTTCATTATTGAAGTAtgcaaaagcacttcatacaGATTAAGATGGCTTACTGATTGTGCAGGCTGCCGACAGGTCAAGCATTATAACCACCCATTTCTGCCTGTAGTACACAGTGGCATTGATGACCTCTGTGGCAACTCCATCAACctgatatattaaaaaaaaaacaaaaaaaaaacaaaaaaagattgCATCATTTTAAAACCTTGAAGGAATTTGTTAAACGTTAAATGTGCTTATATGGACATTGGAACTCATCTCACGTGTTAAATTTAGTTTAAAAAGCAGACCAGTCTAAGCTATTCATGTATTAATATAAATTGCAAATATGATATGGCCAGATTGGGCCTGGACTGCATATTTAACTCAGACCAGGTAAAATTTGCACTACACTGCTGCAACCTCACAATTATACTGTGTTTAGCATTGCCATATCTCAGACAGTCAGAGGCGAATAGTGGACTATTGTCCATGGTAATGCATTCACCTACAGTGAGATATCTAACCCACTAGAACAGTCTCACCGTACCATATTGGGGTGCAAGTGCACAGGGACCTGGGTTCATGTCCGACCCGTGTCATTTCCCCATCCCATCTGATCTCGCTCTCCCACTCACCTCCCGTCACTCTCCTCACTGTCCTGTCTCAATAAAGGCAAACAAAGCCCACaaatttactttaaaaaaataaatctcactCACCAGAACAGTCTGTGAGTGAGGCTGCCTGTAGGTGGTGCGGAACACCACCCTGGTGGGGCTGGTGTCCAGCCTATATCCCTGATCAAGGGCATCAGTGAAGGACATAGACTCCATAGTGTCCTCATCCCCCATGAACATCACCTGCCAGGTGGAactggcagtcaagcgagccTAGGAAGCAAGAGTGAAGAGTACTAGGAAGTGAAGCATCATGGAGGCCACGATATGATAGCATCACATTACATGTTGATTCTGGAAAATGGGCAAAACAGAAATCACTCTAatggcttctacacacagttgcgttccgtcaacgcatgccagtgggtggtCCCgatggtagctatgcaaatgacttgaagtataaccgtaatttgattggttggtgccgtccgtcgattggcttgattggccggtgccgtctgtcggtgcagcaacagctgaactgcTCAACGCGAGCGACAGCGACAGcgattcagttcggcaacggatgacgtgagcccatgtaaagtgaatgggatgcgtctccagcactgcaacgcacgcaactgtgtgtaggagccgtaacAGCTGTTCTTTATAATTCTGTATAACAGTAAAGAATCGCACAACTTCAAAAAACACCACATCAATTCAGACCCACAGAGATCTTAAAAGTAAAATTGAATCAGTTTCAAATCTGTATTAACTTAAACGAACTGTTGTCTTATGTTTTTTTGCAACATCTGTACCAATACATACATCAATAAGGGGTACATCACGATATGTTGCACATCACATTATATCGCAATTGAGCTCAGCCCTACAGCTCACCATACTTAAGGCTGTGTTCCAGGACTCCATGGACATACTCTCACTGGCTGTGCAGGACATGTGCTTTTCCACAGTGACCTGCAGTAACAGAGTAATCCCAGTCAGTGGAAATGATGGGTTGAGCCAGACTCATCAACTCCTGAAACATCAGTAAAACACAGATAAATCAGTGTACCTCCATGTATGTCTCCTCACAGATGATCTCCCTGCTGGACCAGGCTAAGGGCAGCTTGCAGGTCTTTTTCACCCTGTactttgtctctctgtcctccccATCAGCCACGATGACATTGAACAGGAATCGAAACGACTCGTCGTCCTAGAAGTTTTGTTTCTTAGTTAACAAGTTAGTAGGGCAATGTAGTGTTACTGTGTCCACGTTATTCAGAGGACATCACAAGAAATCTCAGCCTTGTGTTTTAgtaataatttttttttgtattttgaaaatgcACAAGATCATGGCACACTGGCATTACTCAAGAAGTGAGTCTTCCAACTGATGTGTGTGGTTAatccaggggtgggcaaactttttggctcaagggccacattgggttttgaaaaattggccggcgggccgcacaaccccccccacccccgggtTAATCCATTAACATCTCTATAAAATGATATCTAGTATTCCTCATAGCCATATGTCAGGTATTTAAAATTAAAGCACCTGATTCTGTGTGTAACAGGAGAAGTAGGATGCTCTGAGGGTAAGACGGCTGTTCATGTTGACGTTGCTGATGGTATATCCACACGTTACCGCCTGGTTGTCATCCACAGGATGAAAGCCATGCTTATCTAAGATAAAATAAATTTAGAATGAAAAAGTAAGGCATTTAAAATGGCTTGCTAAGTGTTCCTTTGGGCAAGATGGCCCACTGTCAGTCCTAATCCCTTTACTTGAACCCTCACTCACTTATGGCTTATGGATCACCCTAATGTGGGTGCTAGTGAGAGCTAGGGCAGCCAGCCACTGACGATATTTTCAAAGTCAATTAATCTGTCGATTATTTTCACAATTAATCGATTACGGTAGTTGTTCAATCGATAAAATTACAGAAAATTGAGAAGAAATGTCAACCAAAGCCCAAGATTATGGCCTCCAATGCTTTGTTTGTCCACATGTCAAAGACATCTAGTTTACCATCATAGA
Protein-coding sequences here:
- the LOC125298956 gene encoding uncharacterized protein LOC125298956 isoform X2 translates to MAVGLGFYIGFVLLWSKSFRADSINEAPEGVIQTECRDRFLWLSVDKAFAGATPKLQAVDKHGFHPVDDNQAVTCGYTISNVNMNSRLTLRASYFSCYTQNQDDESFRFLFNVIVADGEDRETKYRVKKTCKLPLAWSSREIICEETYMEVTVEKHMSCTASESMSMESWNTALSMARLTASSTWQVMFMGDEDTMESMSFTDALDQGYRLDTSPTRVVFRTTYRQPHSQTVLVDGVATEVINATVYYRQKWVVIMLDLSAACTINPVTFDGEQLHWSIPRVMTPLVQDPSSFTSSQIRMGIDGQLLEETAWRSRGFDLEETGPIINISVPFGAQGGYRKSFVLDNTYHEIYTIFMFYEHVFSRVYADGTDDETRHRMMRLLETPMVCQNPFTVDETVLDEHRFTVMLGHFPSDIELVSMKINGVFLTIPEAFQQGYSVMTLSNMNRTHGYVLEVPFDDPLVHRAYLGEGLLLYSLNINYTLHVLPQEEPFYHLASVVAQFHNAFPPDITATCRESGIIFYIGKPTLDHLWEVGVGHELLTPELAKRRGYILTNDAQGLILEVPIFTYGYTYENITLKHFVGVFKITARDSKTLNIQSVATKYCSFQTVELLVCSTDGIMTIVTKTTTTWPKVLTRQITLRDKTCQPQEAHDARIMFSFALNTCGTKSMVGDSYLVYENEIISAKQYIPKDNPIITRDSKFRLTVQCFYPLTSVRSRFAGGMFLSNEPGFGSINMKKNPSANEGNGVGCGQKYSAHSESPGTVFESTNDITSTEPLPHAGIQPASNFLPIPTWPLFRSGDRHSEHGSLSGGLDTLAKENNKGTNPGIWTDTIHSAYEAPPDQLPAQQHSSNKGRSPASTSLDRAPWKESTPIYHRYKSVQNTSTDSNGKALNREFVSSTGPSILRSIYKEKDISHDVVKSHPHVTLVNNPASDYSTIETHPPSRSNSLNPASTIGSSVSEEKNTINLGHAINKMTGPVQNDSWTSTMKSDHSSESHIEGLSNPSTGQHLNAQTSSKHGSTSVSNVDEILTRDKQSSKRDAQDGSGVPDNESLLGRSRPELLEADGIIQNAPRNVRDFRLASRHFLNAMSSKVRHMLQNFDPRQFAPTPDNASLQYHNYNDENVQETTNLSLTHHAERPKTRAQI
- the LOC125298956 gene encoding uncharacterized protein LOC125298956 isoform X3, with product MEVTVEKHMSCTASESMSMESWNTALSMARLTASSTWQVMFMGDEDTMESMSFTDALDQGYRLDTSPTRVVFRTTYRQPHSQTVLVDGVATEVINATVYYRQKWVVIMLDLSAACTINPVTFDGEQLHWSIPRVMTPLVQDPSSFTSSQIRMGIDGQLLEETAWRSRGFDLEETGPIINISVPFGAQGGYRKSFVLDNTYHEIYTIFMFYEHVFSRVYADGTDDETRHRMMRLLETPMVCQNPFTVDETVLDEHRFTVMLGHFPSDIELVSMKINGVFLTIPEAFQQGYSVMTLSNMNRTHGYVLEVPFDDPLVHRAYLGEGLLLYSLNINYTLHVLPQEEPFYHLASVVAQFHNAFPPDITATCRESGIIFYIGKPTLDHLWEVGVGHELLTPELAKRRGYILTNDAQGLILEVPIFTYGYTYENITLKHFVGVFKITARDSKTLNIQSVATKYCSFQTVELLVCSTDGIMTIVTKTTTTWPKVLTRQITLRDKTCQPQEAHDARIMFSFALNTCGTKSMVGDSYLVYENEIISAKQYIPKDNPIITRDSKFRLTVQCFYPLTSVRSRFAGGMFLSNEPGFGSINMKKNPSANAEGNGVGCGQKYSAHSESPGTVFESTNDITSTEPLPHAGIQPASNFLPIPTWPLFRSGDRHSEHGSLSGGLDTLAKENNKGTNPGIWTDTIHSAYEAPPDQLPAQQHSSNKGRSPASTSLDRAPWKESTPIYHRYKSVQNTSTDSNGKALNREFVSSTGPSILRSIYKEKDISHDVVKSHPHVTLVNNPASDYSTIETHPPSRSNSLNPASTIGSSVSEEKNTINLGHAINKMTGPVQNDSWTSTMKSDHSSESHIEGLSNPSTGQHLNAQTSSKHGSTSVSNVDEILTRDKQSSKRDAQDGSGVPDNESLLGRSRPELLEADGIIQNAPRNVRDFRLASRHFLNAMSSKVRHMLQNFDPRQFAPTPDNASLQYHNYNDENVQETTNLSLTHHAERPKTRAQI
- the LOC125298956 gene encoding uncharacterized protein LOC125298956 isoform X1 yields the protein MAVGLGFYIGFVLLWSKSFRADSINEAPEGVIQTECRDRFLWLSVDKAFAGATPKLQAVDKHGFHPVDDNQAVTCGYTISNVNMNSRLTLRASYFSCYTQNQDDESFRFLFNVIVADGEDRETKYRVKKTCKLPLAWSSREIICEETYMEVTVEKHMSCTASESMSMESWNTALSMARLTASSTWQVMFMGDEDTMESMSFTDALDQGYRLDTSPTRVVFRTTYRQPHSQTVLVDGVATEVINATVYYRQKWVVIMLDLSAACTINPVTFDGEQLHWSIPRVMTPLVQDPSSFTSSQIRMGIDGQLLEETAWRSRGFDLEETGPIINISVPFGAQGGYRKSFVLDNTYHEIYTIFMFYEHVFSRVYADGTDDETRHRMMRLLETPMVCQNPFTVDETVLDEHRFTVMLGHFPSDIELVSMKINGVFLTIPEAFQQGYSVMTLSNMNRTHGYVLEVPFDDPLVHRAYLGEGLLLYSLNINYTLHVLPQEEPFYHLASVVAQFHNAFPPDITATCRESGIIFYIGKPTLDHLWEVGVGHELLTPELAKRRGYILTNDAQGLILEVPIFTYGYTYENITLKHFVGVFKITARDSKTLNIQSVATKYCSFQTVELLVCSTDGIMTIVTKTTTTWPKVLTRQITLRDKTCQPQEAHDARIMFSFALNTCGTKSMVGDSYLVYENEIISAKQYIPKDNPIITRDSKFRLTVQCFYPLTSVRSRFAGGMFLSNEPGFGSINMKKNPSANAEGNGVGCGQKYSAHSESPGTVFESTNDITSTEPLPHAGIQPASNFLPIPTWPLFRSGDRHSEHGSLSGGLDTLAKENNKGTNPGIWTDTIHSAYEAPPDQLPAQQHSSNKGRSPASTSLDRAPWKESTPIYHRYKSVQNTSTDSNGKALNREFVSSTGPSILRSIYKEKDISHDVVKSHPHVTLVNNPASDYSTIETHPPSRSNSLNPASTIGSSVSEEKNTINLGHAINKMTGPVQNDSWTSTMKSDHSSESHIEGLSNPSTGQHLNAQTSSKHGSTSVSNVDEILTRDKQSSKRDAQDGSGVPDNESLLGRSRPELLEADGIIQNAPRNVRDFRLASRHFLNAMSSKVRHMLQNFDPRQFAPTPDNASLQYHNYNDENVQETTNLSLTHHAERPKTRAQI